The following proteins are co-located in the Dromiciops gliroides isolate mDroGli1 chromosome 2, mDroGli1.pri, whole genome shotgun sequence genome:
- the PKD2L1 gene encoding polycystic kidney disease 2-like 1 protein isoform X4, with product MSTSHRIQSLQEDPRRNSLKGQGETHVTYGMTSSSAYYYTKVMSELFLQTPSASGVSFQTISSMKDFWGFAQGPLLDSLYWNKWYNNQSLGQSTHSFIYYENLLLGVPRLRQLKVRNDSCAVHEDFREDILGCYDVYSPDKEERLPFGPLNGTAWTYHSEDELGGSSHWGQLTSYSGGGYYMDLPGPREASANVLRGLKDGLWLDRGTRVVFIDFSVYNANINLFCVLRLVVEFPATGGAVPSWQIRTVKLIRYVSSWDFFIVGCEIVFCVFIFYYVVEEALELRIHKLHYLSSVWNILDVVVILLSIMAVGFHVFRTLEVNRLMGHLLQRPSDYADFEFLAFWQTQYNNMNAVNLFFAWIKIFKYISFNKTMTQLSSTLARCAKDILGFAVMFFIVFFAYAQLGFLLFGTQVENFSTFVKCIFTQFRIILGDFDYNAIDKANRILGPAYFVTYVFFVFFVLLNMFLAIINDTYSEVKEELAEQKDELQLSDLLKQGYNKTLLRLRLKKERVSDVQRVLGGGERQLQFEDFTNTLRELGHAEHEITEVTAAFTRFDTDGNCVLDEAEQERMRQDLEEQRVALSAEIQTLGRKDEGRSETAQGSPWVSGEEFHRLKDRVLQIENVLGSIISQVDSAGSKVKTLERKKPCPSPSGTALPQMDFSEDLSQDTIRF from the exons TGACTTATGGAATGACTAGCTCCAGTGCTTATTACTACACCAAAGTGATGTCGGAACTCTTCTTACAAACCCCATCTGCTAGTGGAGTCTCCTTCCAGACCATCAGCAGCATGAAAGACTTCTGGGGC TTTGCCCAGGGCCCATTGCTTGACAGTCTCTACTGGAACAAGTGGTATAACAACCAGAGCCTGGGCCAGAGTACACACTCATTCATCTACTACGAGAACCTGCTCCTGGGTGTTCCAAGACTGCGGCAGCTCAAAGTGAGGAATGACTCGTGTGCTGTGCATGAAGATTTCCGAGAGGACATATTGGGCTGTTATGATGTTTACTCCCCAGACAAGGAGGAGAGGCTCCCTTTTGGACCCCTCAATGGCACTGC GTGGACATACCATTCAGAGGATGAGCTGGGGGGCTCATCTCACTGGGGCCAGCTTACGAGCTACAGCGGTGGTGGCTATTACATGGACCTACCAGGGCCCCGGGAAGCTAGTGCCAACGTCCTGCGTGGCCTGAAAGATGGGCTGTGGCTGGACCGGGGCACCCGTGTTGTCTTCATTGACTTCTCTGTTTATAATGCCAACATCAACCTCTTCTGTGTGCTGAG GCTAGTGGTGGAGTTCCCAGCCACAGGGGGGGCTGTTCCGTCCTGGCAAATCCGAACTGTAAAGCTGATCCGCTATGTGAGCTCCTGGGACTTTTTCATCGTGGGATGTGAGATTGTCTTCTGCGTTTTCATCTTTTATTATGTGGTGGAAGAGGCATTGGAGCTGAGGATTCACAAGCTCCATTATCTGAGCAGTGTTTGGAACATCCTGGATGTGGTGGTCATCCTG CTCTCCATCATGGCTGTGGGCTTCCATGTGTTCCGTACCCTAGAAGTGAACCGCCTCATGGGGCACCTCCTACAGCGGCCAAGTGACTATGCCGACTTTGAGTTTCTGGCTTTCTGGCAGACACAGTACAACAATATGAATGCCGTCAACCTTTTCTTTGCTTGGATCAAG ATATTCAAGTACATCAGTTTCAATAAGACAATGACTCAGCTCTCTTCCACACTCGCACGTTGTGCCAAGGACATCCTAGGTTTTGCGGTCATGTTCTTCATTGTCTTCTTTGCTTATGCTCAGCTGGGCTTCCTGCTCTTTGGGACCCAAGTGGAAAACTTTAGCACTTTTGTCAAGTGCAT CTTCACTCAGTTCCGGATCATCCTTGGAGATTTTGACTACAACGCTATCGACAAAGCCAACCGAATCCTGGGCCCCGCGTACTTCGTCACTTATGTCTTCTTCGTGTTCTTTGTGCTCCTG AACATGTTCCTGGCCATCATCAATGACACATACTCTGAGGTGAAAGAGGAGCTGGCTGAACAGAAGGATGAGCTGCAGCTCTCAGACCTCCTGAAACAG GGTTACAACAAGACTCTCCTGAGGCTGCGCCTGAAGAAGGAGCGGGTCTCCGATGTGCAGAGGGTTCTTGGCGGTGGGGAGAGGCAGCTCCAGTTCGAGGATTTCACCAACACCTTGAGGGA actgGGGCATGCGGAGCATGAAATCACTGAGGTCACAGCGGCTTTCACCAGGTTTGATACAGACGGCAATTGTGTGCTCGATGAGGCGGAACAGGAGAGAATGCGCCAGGACCTAGAGGAGCAGCGG GTGGCTCTGAGTGCCGAGATCCAGACCTTGGGCCGGAAGGACGAGGGGCGCTCAGAGACCGCCCAGGGAAGCCCCTGGGTCTCCGGAGAGGAATTCCACAG ACTCAAGGACCGGGTCCTACAGATTGAAAATGTCTTGGGGAGCATCATATCCCAGGTGGATTCTGCTGGTTCAAAGGTGAAGACCCTGGAGAGGAAGAAGCCGTGCCCCTCCCCTTCTGGCACA GCTCTCCCACAAATGGACTTCTCAGAGGACCTCTCTCAAGACACTATCCGCTTCTAG
- the PKD2L1 gene encoding polycystic kidney disease 2-like 1 protein isoform X3 gives MMSTSHRIQSLQEDPRRNSLKGQGETHVTYGMTSSSAYYYTKVMSELFLQTPSASGVSFQTISSMKDFWGFAQGPLLDSLYWNKWYNNQSLGQSTHSFIYYENLLLGVPRLRQLKVRNDSCAVHEDFREDILGCYDVYSPDKEERLPFGPLNGTAWTYHSEDELGGSSHWGQLTSYSGGGYYMDLPGPREASANVLRGLKDGLWLDRGTRVVFIDFSVYNANINLFCVLRLVVEFPATGGAVPSWQIRTVKLIRYVSSWDFFIVGCEIVFCVFIFYYVVEEALELRIHKLHYLSSVWNILDVVVILLSIMAVGFHVFRTLEVNRLMGHLLQRPSDYADFEFLAFWQTQYNNMNAVNLFFAWIKIFKYISFNKTMTQLSSTLARCAKDILGFAVMFFIVFFAYAQLGFLLFGTQVENFSTFVKCIFTQFRIILGDFDYNAIDKANRILGPAYFVTYVFFVFFVLLNMFLAIINDTYSEVKEELAEQKDELQLSDLLKQGYNKTLLRLRLKKERVSDVQRVLGGGERQLQFEDFTNTLRELGHAEHEITEVTAAFTRFDTDGNCVLDEAEQERMRQDLEEQRVALSAEIQTLGRKDEGRSETAQGSPWVSGEEFHRLKDRVLQIENVLGSIISQVDSAGSKVKTLERKKPCPSPSGTALPQMDFSEDLSQDTIRF, from the exons TGACTTATGGAATGACTAGCTCCAGTGCTTATTACTACACCAAAGTGATGTCGGAACTCTTCTTACAAACCCCATCTGCTAGTGGAGTCTCCTTCCAGACCATCAGCAGCATGAAAGACTTCTGGGGC TTTGCCCAGGGCCCATTGCTTGACAGTCTCTACTGGAACAAGTGGTATAACAACCAGAGCCTGGGCCAGAGTACACACTCATTCATCTACTACGAGAACCTGCTCCTGGGTGTTCCAAGACTGCGGCAGCTCAAAGTGAGGAATGACTCGTGTGCTGTGCATGAAGATTTCCGAGAGGACATATTGGGCTGTTATGATGTTTACTCCCCAGACAAGGAGGAGAGGCTCCCTTTTGGACCCCTCAATGGCACTGC GTGGACATACCATTCAGAGGATGAGCTGGGGGGCTCATCTCACTGGGGCCAGCTTACGAGCTACAGCGGTGGTGGCTATTACATGGACCTACCAGGGCCCCGGGAAGCTAGTGCCAACGTCCTGCGTGGCCTGAAAGATGGGCTGTGGCTGGACCGGGGCACCCGTGTTGTCTTCATTGACTTCTCTGTTTATAATGCCAACATCAACCTCTTCTGTGTGCTGAG GCTAGTGGTGGAGTTCCCAGCCACAGGGGGGGCTGTTCCGTCCTGGCAAATCCGAACTGTAAAGCTGATCCGCTATGTGAGCTCCTGGGACTTTTTCATCGTGGGATGTGAGATTGTCTTCTGCGTTTTCATCTTTTATTATGTGGTGGAAGAGGCATTGGAGCTGAGGATTCACAAGCTCCATTATCTGAGCAGTGTTTGGAACATCCTGGATGTGGTGGTCATCCTG CTCTCCATCATGGCTGTGGGCTTCCATGTGTTCCGTACCCTAGAAGTGAACCGCCTCATGGGGCACCTCCTACAGCGGCCAAGTGACTATGCCGACTTTGAGTTTCTGGCTTTCTGGCAGACACAGTACAACAATATGAATGCCGTCAACCTTTTCTTTGCTTGGATCAAG ATATTCAAGTACATCAGTTTCAATAAGACAATGACTCAGCTCTCTTCCACACTCGCACGTTGTGCCAAGGACATCCTAGGTTTTGCGGTCATGTTCTTCATTGTCTTCTTTGCTTATGCTCAGCTGGGCTTCCTGCTCTTTGGGACCCAAGTGGAAAACTTTAGCACTTTTGTCAAGTGCAT CTTCACTCAGTTCCGGATCATCCTTGGAGATTTTGACTACAACGCTATCGACAAAGCCAACCGAATCCTGGGCCCCGCGTACTTCGTCACTTATGTCTTCTTCGTGTTCTTTGTGCTCCTG AACATGTTCCTGGCCATCATCAATGACACATACTCTGAGGTGAAAGAGGAGCTGGCTGAACAGAAGGATGAGCTGCAGCTCTCAGACCTCCTGAAACAG GGTTACAACAAGACTCTCCTGAGGCTGCGCCTGAAGAAGGAGCGGGTCTCCGATGTGCAGAGGGTTCTTGGCGGTGGGGAGAGGCAGCTCCAGTTCGAGGATTTCACCAACACCTTGAGGGA actgGGGCATGCGGAGCATGAAATCACTGAGGTCACAGCGGCTTTCACCAGGTTTGATACAGACGGCAATTGTGTGCTCGATGAGGCGGAACAGGAGAGAATGCGCCAGGACCTAGAGGAGCAGCGG GTGGCTCTGAGTGCCGAGATCCAGACCTTGGGCCGGAAGGACGAGGGGCGCTCAGAGACCGCCCAGGGAAGCCCCTGGGTCTCCGGAGAGGAATTCCACAG ACTCAAGGACCGGGTCCTACAGATTGAAAATGTCTTGGGGAGCATCATATCCCAGGTGGATTCTGCTGGTTCAAAGGTGAAGACCCTGGAGAGGAAGAAGCCGTGCCCCTCCCCTTCTGGCACA GCTCTCCCACAAATGGACTTCTCAGAGGACCTCTCTCAAGACACTATCCGCTTCTAG
- the PKD2L1 gene encoding polycystic kidney disease 2-like 1 protein isoform X2 — protein MSGPKMSTSHRIQSLQEDPRRNSLKGQGETHVTYGMTSSSAYYYTKVMSELFLQTPSASGVSFQTISSMKDFWGFAQGPLLDSLYWNKWYNNQSLGQSTHSFIYYENLLLGVPRLRQLKVRNDSCAVHEDFREDILGCYDVYSPDKEERLPFGPLNGTAWTYHSEDELGGSSHWGQLTSYSGGGYYMDLPGPREASANVLRGLKDGLWLDRGTRVVFIDFSVYNANINLFCVLRLVVEFPATGGAVPSWQIRTVKLIRYVSSWDFFIVGCEIVFCVFIFYYVVEEALELRIHKLHYLSSVWNILDVVVILLSIMAVGFHVFRTLEVNRLMGHLLQRPSDYADFEFLAFWQTQYNNMNAVNLFFAWIKIFKYISFNKTMTQLSSTLARCAKDILGFAVMFFIVFFAYAQLGFLLFGTQVENFSTFVKCIFTQFRIILGDFDYNAIDKANRILGPAYFVTYVFFVFFVLLNMFLAIINDTYSEVKEELAEQKDELQLSDLLKQGYNKTLLRLRLKKERVSDVQRVLGGGERQLQFEDFTNTLRELGHAEHEITEVTAAFTRFDTDGNCVLDEAEQERMRQDLEEQRVALSAEIQTLGRKDEGRSETAQGSPWVSGEEFHRLKDRVLQIENVLGSIISQVDSAGSKVKTLERKKPCPSPSGTALPQMDFSEDLSQDTIRF, from the exons TGACTTATGGAATGACTAGCTCCAGTGCTTATTACTACACCAAAGTGATGTCGGAACTCTTCTTACAAACCCCATCTGCTAGTGGAGTCTCCTTCCAGACCATCAGCAGCATGAAAGACTTCTGGGGC TTTGCCCAGGGCCCATTGCTTGACAGTCTCTACTGGAACAAGTGGTATAACAACCAGAGCCTGGGCCAGAGTACACACTCATTCATCTACTACGAGAACCTGCTCCTGGGTGTTCCAAGACTGCGGCAGCTCAAAGTGAGGAATGACTCGTGTGCTGTGCATGAAGATTTCCGAGAGGACATATTGGGCTGTTATGATGTTTACTCCCCAGACAAGGAGGAGAGGCTCCCTTTTGGACCCCTCAATGGCACTGC GTGGACATACCATTCAGAGGATGAGCTGGGGGGCTCATCTCACTGGGGCCAGCTTACGAGCTACAGCGGTGGTGGCTATTACATGGACCTACCAGGGCCCCGGGAAGCTAGTGCCAACGTCCTGCGTGGCCTGAAAGATGGGCTGTGGCTGGACCGGGGCACCCGTGTTGTCTTCATTGACTTCTCTGTTTATAATGCCAACATCAACCTCTTCTGTGTGCTGAG GCTAGTGGTGGAGTTCCCAGCCACAGGGGGGGCTGTTCCGTCCTGGCAAATCCGAACTGTAAAGCTGATCCGCTATGTGAGCTCCTGGGACTTTTTCATCGTGGGATGTGAGATTGTCTTCTGCGTTTTCATCTTTTATTATGTGGTGGAAGAGGCATTGGAGCTGAGGATTCACAAGCTCCATTATCTGAGCAGTGTTTGGAACATCCTGGATGTGGTGGTCATCCTG CTCTCCATCATGGCTGTGGGCTTCCATGTGTTCCGTACCCTAGAAGTGAACCGCCTCATGGGGCACCTCCTACAGCGGCCAAGTGACTATGCCGACTTTGAGTTTCTGGCTTTCTGGCAGACACAGTACAACAATATGAATGCCGTCAACCTTTTCTTTGCTTGGATCAAG ATATTCAAGTACATCAGTTTCAATAAGACAATGACTCAGCTCTCTTCCACACTCGCACGTTGTGCCAAGGACATCCTAGGTTTTGCGGTCATGTTCTTCATTGTCTTCTTTGCTTATGCTCAGCTGGGCTTCCTGCTCTTTGGGACCCAAGTGGAAAACTTTAGCACTTTTGTCAAGTGCAT CTTCACTCAGTTCCGGATCATCCTTGGAGATTTTGACTACAACGCTATCGACAAAGCCAACCGAATCCTGGGCCCCGCGTACTTCGTCACTTATGTCTTCTTCGTGTTCTTTGTGCTCCTG AACATGTTCCTGGCCATCATCAATGACACATACTCTGAGGTGAAAGAGGAGCTGGCTGAACAGAAGGATGAGCTGCAGCTCTCAGACCTCCTGAAACAG GGTTACAACAAGACTCTCCTGAGGCTGCGCCTGAAGAAGGAGCGGGTCTCCGATGTGCAGAGGGTTCTTGGCGGTGGGGAGAGGCAGCTCCAGTTCGAGGATTTCACCAACACCTTGAGGGA actgGGGCATGCGGAGCATGAAATCACTGAGGTCACAGCGGCTTTCACCAGGTTTGATACAGACGGCAATTGTGTGCTCGATGAGGCGGAACAGGAGAGAATGCGCCAGGACCTAGAGGAGCAGCGG GTGGCTCTGAGTGCCGAGATCCAGACCTTGGGCCGGAAGGACGAGGGGCGCTCAGAGACCGCCCAGGGAAGCCCCTGGGTCTCCGGAGAGGAATTCCACAG ACTCAAGGACCGGGTCCTACAGATTGAAAATGTCTTGGGGAGCATCATATCCCAGGTGGATTCTGCTGGTTCAAAGGTGAAGACCCTGGAGAGGAAGAAGCCGTGCCCCTCCCCTTCTGGCACA GCTCTCCCACAAATGGACTTCTCAGAGGACCTCTCTCAAGACACTATCCGCTTCTAG